One segment of Clavelina lepadiformis chromosome 2, kaClaLepa1.1, whole genome shotgun sequence DNA contains the following:
- the LOC143445643 gene encoding RNA cytidine acetyltransferase-like: MVRKKVDNRIRVLVENGVATNHRTMFFIVGDQCRNQVVILHHMLSKSQVKARPTVLWCYKKELGFSTHRKKKMKQLQKRISSGTLDVNENDPFELFVAATNVRYCYYNETHRILGNTYGMCVLQDFEALTPNLLARTIETVEGGGIICFLLRSMKSLKQLYTMSMDVHSRYRTESHNEVVGRFNERFLLSVVTCENCLFIDDNLKVLPVSGNSLNITALPPKPAEDSLTPSQKELDSLKDSLQDTQPVGCIVNCCKTIDQGKALLKFVDAISEKTLRTTVVMTAARGRGKSAALGLAISAAVAFSYSNIFVTSPSPENLKTLFEFVFKGFDALDYQEHLDYELIQSTNPEFNKAVVRVNIFKEHRQTIQYIHPTDAAKLSQAELLVIDEAAAIPLPLVQKLIGPYLVFLSSTVNGYEGTGRSLSLKLVKQLREQSLTLNTATKQATASPLGRSLYEITLEESVRYAPADPIEDWLNNLLCLNCGSSSFSRINVGCPPPSSCDLYYVNRDTLFCYHKASEAFLQRLMSLYVASHYKNTPNDLQLLSDAPAHHIFCLLPPVSSEQGTLPDVLCVLQICLEGEISKSSVESSLALGKRAAGDLIPWTVSEQFQDHGFASLSGARVVRIATHPDYQGMGYGSRALQLLEKYYEGEITSLDETTETHFEDSNVNVISEQELGLMDEVLTPRKNLPPLLWKLCERRPEKLDYVGVSYGLTAPLLKFWSRSGFVPVYLRQTNNELTGEHSCVMVKALHTGETGNWQDAFFSDFRRRFISLLAFQFASFKPATALQVLHRKKNKRTEKSGEKVNINPMKHPLDKMELDMNFSTYDLKRLEMYSKNMADYHLVMDLIPLLARLFFLEKTTLMLSVAQKAILLGMGLQHKSVDQVSSEIDLPASQVLGLFNRTLRKITSYLNGIVESATEEQLKSSLGGAHASEDVKMLPLDQSLDIELNAAAKEVLAKQKEELSQTISSLTLKQYEIGGTDEAWRDALASGKQQNIVSVKSDKKRSMPENDQRTAKKKKKNTKKRMTIS, translated from the exons ATGGTTCGTAAAAAAGTGGACAACCGTATACGAGTTTTGGTTGAAAATGGAGTTGCTACCAACCACAGGACAATGTTTTTTATCGTGGGAGATCAGTGCAGAAATCAAGTtgtcattttgcaccatatgttATCAAAAAGTCAGGTAAAAGCGAGACCTACTGTACTTTGGTGCTACAAGAAAGAACTGGGATTTAGCAC GCacaggaaaaagaaaatgaagcaACTTCAAAAGCGCATATCAAGTGGTACTCTTGATGTCAATGAAAATGATCCCTTTGAGCTGTTTGTTGCTGCAACCAATGTTCGTTATTGTTACTACAATGAAACTCATAGAATACTTGGCAACACCTACGGAATGTGTGTCTTACAG gatTTTGAGGCTCTAACACCTAATTTACTTGCGCGGACTATTGAAACTGTGGAGGGTGGTGGaattatttgttttcttttaagaTCAATGAAATCTTTGAAACAGTTGTATACCATGTCAATG GATGTGCACTCTCGTTACAGAACGGAGTCCCACAATGAGGTGGTTGGTCGTTTTAATGAAAG GTTTCTTCTATCTGTTGTGACTTGCGAAAATTGCCTTTTTATTGATGATAACCTGAAAGTTTTACCGGTGTCAGGAAATTCCTTGAACATCACTGCTCTTCCACCAAAACCTGCTGAAGACAGCTTGACTCCTTCACAAAAAGAACTTGATAGTTTAAAAGATTCACTTCAA GACACTCAACCAGTTGGATGTATAGTAAACTGCTGCAAAACGATTGATCAAGGCAAAGCACttctaaaatttgttgacGCCATTTCGGAAAAGACGTTGCGCACAACTGTAGTAATGACTGCAG CAAGGGGAAGAGGAAAGTCAGCTGCCTTGGGCCTTGCAATATCAGCAGCCGTTGCTTTCAGTTATTCAAATATATTTGTAACATCACCGAGTCCAGAAAACCTTAAGACTCTCTTTGAGTTTGTGTTTAAGGGTTTTGATGCCTTGGATTATCAG GAGCATTTAGATTATGAGCTCATTCAATCAACAAATCCAGAATTTAATAAGGCAGTGGTTCgagtaaatattttcaaggaGCATCGGCAAACTATTCAG TACATTCATCCAACTGATGCAGCCAAGTTAAGTCAAGCTGAGTTGCTGGTTATTGATGAAGCCGCCGCCATTCCGCTGCCTTTGGTACAGAAGCTGATTGGTCCATATCTGGTATTTCTTTCATCAACAGTCAATGG GTATGAGGGAACTGGGAGGTCACTTTCATTAAAACTTGTTAAGCAATTGCGTGAACAAAGTTTAACACTGAACACAGCAACTAAACAG gcAACTGCTTCTCCACTTGGTCGTAGTCTTTATGAAATCACTCTGGAGGAATCGGTTCGTTATGCTCCAGCAGATCCAATTGAAGATTGGTTGAATAACCTGCTTTGTCTTAATTGTGGTTCTTCCTCATTCAGTCGAATCAATGTGGGATGTCCCCCACCAAGTTCTTGTGATCTATAT TATGTGAATAGAGATACCTTGTTCTGCTACCATAAGGCATCGGAAGCATTTTTGCAGAGGTTGATGTCTCTGTATGTTGCATCACACTACAAG AACACCCCCAATGACCTCCAGCTTCTCTCCGATGCTCCCGCTCATCACATCTTCTGTCTTCTTCCTCCAGTTTCATCTGAGCAAGGAACTCTGCCAGATGTCTTGTGTGTGCTTCAG ATTTGTTTGGAGGGTGAAATCAGCAAGTCATCTGTGGAGTCTAGTCTGGCACTTGGAAAGAGAGCTGCTGGAGACTTAATTCCATGGACTGTATCTGAGCAATTCCAAGATCACGGATTTGCCAGTTTATCTGGTGCTAGAGTT GTTCGCATTGCCACCCATCCTGATTACCAGGGTATGGGTTATGGAAGTAGAGCATTGCAGCTTCTGGAGAAATATTATGAAGGTGAAATCACCAGTTTGGATGAAACGACTGAAACTCACTTTGAAGACTCAAATGTCAATGTTATTTCTGAACAG GAATTGGGTCTCATGGATGAAGTCCTAACGCCAAGGAAAAACTTACCGCCTCTACTGTGGAAACTATGTGAAAGAAGACCTGAAAAACTGGACTATGTTGGGGTGTCTTATGGTCTTACTGCTCCTTTATTGAA attttgGTCTCGCTCTGGTTTTGTGCCCGTGTATTTGCGTCAAACCAACAATGAACTGACCGGCGAGCATTCCTGTGTAATGGTCAAGGCACTTCACACTGGAGAAACTGGTAATTGGCAAGACGCGTTTTTCTCTG ATTTCCGACGTCGTTTTATTTCACTTCTCGCTTTCCAGTTTGCGTCGTTTAAACCAGCGACTGCTTTGCAAGTCTTGCACCGgaagaaaaacaaacgaaCCGAAAAGAGTGGCGAAAAAGTGAACATAAACCCAATGAAGCATCCTCTTGATAAAATGGAACTGGACATGAATTTTTCAACTTACGACCTGAAAAGGTTGGAAATGTATTCGAAGAACATGGCCGATTACCATTTAGTTATGGATTTGATCCCGCTGCTGGCAAGGCTTTTCTTCCTTGAGAAGACCACCTTGATGTTATCCGTTGCACAGAAG GCAATACTACTGGGAATGGGTCTTCAACACAAATCtgtcgatcaggtgtcgtccGAAATAGACCTGCCCGCATCTCAA GTACTTGGCTTGTTTAACCGAACACTGCGCAAAATCACATCGTATTTGAACGGAATCGTCGAATCTGCGACTGAAGAGCAATTGAAGTCCTCGCTAGGTGGTGCGCACGCATCAGAAGACGTCAAGATGCTTCCGCTCGATCAGTCACTTGACATAGAACTG aacGCAGCTGCCAAAGAAGTTCTGGCAAAACAGAAAGAAGAATTAAGTCAGACGATCAGTTCACTCACCCTCAAGCA GTACGAGATAGGTGGCACAGACGAGGCGTGGCGTGACGCATTGGCCAGTGGCAagcagcaaaatattgtttcagtCAAAAG